Proteins encoded within one genomic window of Citrobacter amalonaticus Y19:
- a CDS encoding YjbF family lipoprotein translates to MKRPALILLCLLLQACSATTKQLGNSLWDSLFGTPGVQLTDDDIQNMPYASQYMQLNGGPQLFVVLAFAENGQQKWVTQDQATLVTQHGRLVKTLLGGDNLIDVNNLANDPLNKPNQIVDGATWTRTMGWTEYQQVRYATARSVFRWDGNDTVNVGSEKTPVRVLDEAVTTDQARWHNRYWVDDEGQIRQSEQYLGANYFPVKTTLIKAAKS, encoded by the coding sequence GTGAAGCGACCTGCACTCATACTACTTTGCCTGCTGTTACAGGCATGCTCAGCCACCACAAAGCAACTGGGCAACTCACTGTGGGACAGTCTGTTTGGCACGCCCGGCGTACAGCTAACGGATGATGACATTCAAAACATGCCCTACGCCAGCCAGTACATGCAGCTTAACGGCGGGCCGCAGCTGTTTGTGGTGCTCGCTTTCGCAGAGAACGGGCAGCAGAAATGGGTGACGCAGGATCAGGCCACTCTCGTGACTCAGCACGGTCGTCTGGTGAAGACGCTGCTTGGCGGCGACAACCTTATCGACGTGAATAACCTCGCGAATGACCCGCTGAATAAACCGAATCAGATAGTCGACGGCGCCACCTGGACCCGCACGATGGGCTGGACCGAATACCAGCAGGTGCGCTATGCCACCGCGCGTTCGGTCTTTAGATGGGATGGCAACGACACGGTAAACGTCGGCAGCGAAAAGACCCCGGTTCGCGTGCTGGATGAAGCCGTCACGACCGATCAAGCACGCTGGCATAACCGTTACTGGGTTGATGACGAAGGGCAAATCCGCCAGTCGGAGCAGTATTTGGGCGCGAACTATTTCCCGGTGAAAACCACGCTGATTAAGGCGGCAAAATCATGA